Below is a window of Chitinispirillales bacterium ANBcel5 DNA.
AATGCACTGGATCATCCGCCCCTGGATGACCATAAAAGCGTTCCCCAACATATTCAGGTTGCCGCGGTTTTTAAAAGAGCGAAGCCGCTATGCCGGCCTCGATTTAAATTGCAAAAATGACCTGATGAACAAGCTGTGCTCCTCTTTATCTGTTATCGAAAAATGCCAACCCGAAGAGATTCAAAAATGGATCGATACTGTTTTCTATCCATCCTTTGTGAGTTCGATGATCTTTTTTAAAAACAGTCGCCCCGGTGTTAACGCTACTCTCGAAAAGCTTAAAGACTCGGGAATCAAACTGGGAGTTCTCTCAGATTACGACCTGGTGGCGGAGAGATTACAAAAACTCGGTATTGATACTTCATTGTTTGAAACGTTAACATCTTCTGAGTTTTATGGTGCTCTCAAACCATCGCCCCGCCCTCTGCTTGCTGTTGCTGAGCTATGGAATCTAAAGCCCGAAAATGTCCTCATCGTGGGGGACAGAGATGACACCGATGGCGCAGCTGCCAAAGCTGCCGGAATGCAGTTTCAAAAAATCTGTGATAAGGGTGAAGATCTAAATTCATGGTCTGCTTTGCAGCAGTATTTTTCAAATCTTTGCCGCTAAAAACCTAACGTTATCCCCTCAAACTGCATGCTTAAGTATTGCAATCACAGCTTGTCTGAAAATCTCACCTGATGCTTGTACAATAATTATTTTAATCACTGTTATACGACTGGCGCAGAAGATGGGGTAACCATCGGGGAGTTTCCGGCTGAATCTGTCGCGCGCCTGGGCAGATCAGGTTTCTTTAGCTTCAAAGGAGAC
It encodes the following:
- a CDS encoding HAD family hydrolase; translated protein: MKQFEKVKAAKENSPPIKGIIFDLDGTLYKMHWIIRPWMTIKAFPNIFRLPRFLKERSRYAGLDLNCKNDLMNKLCSSLSVIEKCQPEEIQKWIDTVFYPSFVSSMIFFKNSRPGVNATLEKLKDSGIKLGVLSDYDLVAERLQKLGIDTSLFETLTSSEFYGALKPSPRPLLAVAELWNLKPENVLIVGDRDDTDGAAAKAAGMQFQKICDKGEDLNSWSALQQYFSNLCR